DNA from Spartobacteria bacterium:
GAGGAAGGGAGGGGTCCCCATCCCACTGATAGAGCATAAAGATAGTAAGTTATGGAGATCTCATAATACTTACTTTTAACAATTGACGGGACATCCCCCAGCCAATGTCGCAGAGAATATCTGGCATCGGAGCTGCATGGCAATATAGAGGTCTGTCCGGAGTGCGGCGGGAAACTTATGAGTATTTCTCCGGTGGAATATTCTATTCTTCCCAAGGATACCTATATTACGCGTAAGTTGTACAAGAATGCGGTTACCGGTGATGGTTTGTTTGTGGCACTGGTTATGAGCGGGGCTGACCGCAGCAGTATTCACCGTCCCCAGCTTTGTCTGGTGGGGCAGGGCAATGAGATTCTTGGCCAGCACGTGGAAGAGGTTCCGATGACGGGGCGCGATGATCTGGGTGTTATGGTGATCGATATGATGCGTCCTTATGCCCGCAACAGCAAACAGCAGGGGAAATATCCGTCCTTCTATGCCTATTGGTTTGTCGGAAAGGATCGGGAAACACCTTACCATGTCGAACGTATGTTCTGGATGGCCTATGACCGTATCGTGAAAAATGTATCGCATCGCTGGTCCTATATTTCTATCTCCGGCAGTGGTAAATATGCCGCCAAAAAAGAAACGGTGGATGCCTTTGTTGCTGACTTTTATCCACAAATCACGCGTGATCCCAAACTGATGTCGCATGAGTGAGGGGGTCTCACGGATGGTCAGATGCCGGGGTCAGAAGCGTTTACTGAATGCTGCGTTTAAGATCGTCGGGGTCGTATCACTTATTCAAAGGGATAAACGAGACCCAGCTGACGGCGAATTTCATCCATGATGCGGACATTGGCCAGGGTGTCATTATGGCACATTCTCGGACTTTCGGTCAGGCCGCCGCGTACGCAGCGCATGACTTCTTCTATTTCGAACTCAAATCCTCCACGTCGAACAGGCAGCTGAAGCGTCAGCTCCTCTTTATCCGTATGCAGTGTTACCGCTTCCGCTCCAAGGAACTGCGGATGAATACGAATCCAGCCTTTTTCTCCGTAGATGCGGACATCATTTTCGGCTTCGGCCAGCGTGGTGCAGGTAAACTGAGCGGTGGTGCCATTTTCATATTCCATGGTGACACTGGTGATTTCATCGACACCCGTTTCACCAATCATGCCGGATGCTTTAATCGTCACCGGATCGGCTTCCATGATCCACTGTGCCGTGGCAATATTGTAAATGCCGATATCGAGCAGCCCGCCGCCCGCCAATGCGGGATTGAGGATACGATCGTCTTTATCGCGCGGGAATCGCAAACCAAACGTCGACTGAACAAAGACAATCCTGCCGATGGAACCGTTATGCAGCCATTCTCTTACTTTTTCGTAAACAGGAAGATAGCGCGTCCAAACGGCTTCCATGAGGAAGACATTGTTTTCATGTGCCGTATCGATCAGTTTTTTTGTATCCTTTGCATTGACCGTCATGGGTTTCTCACACAGAACGGGTTTGCCGGCTTTCAGGGCGAGCAGTGCTTGATCGAAATGGTACAGATGCGGATTGGAAATATATACCGCATCAACTTTGGGATCGTTGATCAGTTCGGCATAGGACGAGTAAACAACGTCGACGCCCCACGTTTCAGCAAAAAGAGCTCCGCGTCCTTCATTACGGCTGGCAATGGCATAGATGGATGCTCCATCCACCACCTGCAAATCATGTGCAAATTTTCCGGCAATACGTCCGGGCCCGATGATGCCCCAGTTAAAATTATTTTCCGACATGAATTCCTCCCTTTTTTTGGTAATAAAACGAAGTCGTCCCTGCACACGGGTACCATTCTTCTCTATTTTTATATTCATATCATGAGGGAATGTGTACAACCAATTCTTTTTCGTTGTGATTTACCACCGGTGGCATTAGATTATACACGCAGTTAATTTTAATGGTCTGAAGGAGCGGGTTATGGAACAGGAAGAATTGGGAAAAGCGGTAAGCGACGGGTTAGCTAAGCTCAACCGGATGGGAAAAGGCGTCCCGTCTTTCGGATGCGGCACAATGGCGGTATTGTTCGGGGTGATATTGGTGCTGATTCTGCCACTGTGGATATGGTTTTTCTGGCGGATTGAAATCGGACCGGGAGAAATCGCGGTGCTGATTCACAAAACCGGCAAGGATTTGGCGGCAGGACAAATACTGGCTCTGACTCCAAAAGAAAAAGGTATTCAGCTGGATGTTCTTTCGGAAGGCCGCTACTTCTACAATCCGTATTCCTGGGACTGGCGAATCGCTCCCATAGTAGACATTCCGGCGGGAAAACTCGGTGTGCAGACGCGTCTGTTCGGCGATGACCTGCCCTATGGAGACATTATCGCAACAGAAACATCCAAGGGGATTCTGCGCGATATGCTGCGCCCCGGCAAATACCGGATCAATCCCTATGCCTATCATATCCAGCTTTTTGACGCCATTGCCATCCGGCCCGGACATGTCGGGGTCACCACAACCCTGGTCGGAAAAGATATTCTCAACAGCGACCTGCCCGAAGAGGCGCGCAACACCTTTCTTGTAACCAACGGAATGAAAGGAGTGCAGGCCAAGGTGCTTGATCCGGGAACCTATTATCTGAATCCCTACATATTTAATGTGGTGGAAGTCAATTTGCAGAGTCAGCGCTTTGAAATGAGCGGCGAAGATGCCATTACCTTTCTGACGCTGGATGGATTTACTGTCACGGTGGAAGGCACTATTGAGTATGCACTGATGTATGACCGCGTGGCGTTGCTGACTCATCAGGTGGGTGATATGGAAGATATTCTCATGAAAATCATTCTGCCTCCGGCGCGTGGATTCAGCCGTATCGAGGGAAGTAAGAATCCTGCCAAAAACTATATCATGGGTGATACTCGCCAGCAATTTCAGGACAACCTCGAAAAACACTTGAAGAAACAGTGCGGGAAATGGGGCGTTGAAATCAAATCGGTGCTCATTCGGAATATCACCCCGCCGGATCAGATCGCCGGCATCATTCGTGACCGCGAAGTGGCGGTGCAAAATGCGAAAAAATTCGAGCAGCAGATTGAACAGGCCAAGTCGCAGGCAGAACTCGTTCGGCAGGAAATGCTGGCCGTGCAGAATAAAGAGAAGGTGGAAGCCGACACCGCCCGCATTCGGGCCGTTATCCGCGCCAATCAGGAACAGTCCGTGCAGGTCACTGCCGCCCGGCGTGAACTGGAAGTGGCCAAACTGGAAAACGATGCGGCGGCCGCTCAGGCCGATGCGATCCTACTGGAAGCCAGTGCCGATCAGGAAGTGATTCGACTCAACAACGAAGCGGAGGCGGGTGTCCTGCGCAATCAGGTGCTGGCCTTTGGTCAGGGGTTAAATGTGGCGCGTCACGTTTTCTATAACCGGATCGCACCCCATATCGACAGCATCTTGAGCAGTGATCAGCAGAATGGGCTGGGCGGACTGCTGCGGCCCTTTATTCCCGAAGAAAAGAAAGAGGTGGCACCATGAAGCATGCCATAAGTTCCGTGGTTACCGGATTAGTGATCATCGCCGGTTTGTTTTTTGGATGGCAATGGATGTTTTGTCGACTCTACGTCGGGCCGGATCAAATGGCCATAGTAACAGCCAAAATGGGTGATTCGCTGCCGCCGGGACGTATTTTAGCCCAAAAAGGACAAAAGGGCGTACAGGAAAAGGTATTGGCGGAAGGACGTCATTTCCTCAATCCGCTCACTTATGAATACGAAATCCGACCGGTCATTGTGATCCCCGCAGGAAAAATCGGACTGGTCACCGCCAAAGTGGGTGAAGATCTCCCGCAAGGCGATTTTTTGGCTAATCCCGGGCAAAAGGGGATCTGGCGGCAGGTGCTTGGACCGGGAAAATATCGAATGAATCCTGTGGGATATAAAATCGATATCACCGATGCGACCAGTATCCCCATTGGATATGATGGTGTGGTCACATCGCTTTCCGGTTCGCAGGCTCCTGAAGGCCAGTTTGCCAAACTGGGACAGAAAGGCGTATGGAAAGACGTGCTTCAGCCGGGATTGTATTATATTAATCCGCAGGAATATAACGTAAATATTCTTGAGATAGGCGTGAATCAGGTATCGCTGCTGGGTCGTCAGGGCAGTGCGGTCTATACCAAAAGTCAGCTGACCAGCCAGAATGTGGCCATGGAAAAACTGGATCAGAATATGCTCATGGAGCAAAAAGAGAAACGGGCCGACTATTTTCAGGAACGAAAGCAGAGCATGACCCGCAAGCCTCAAAAGCAAACGGATAAAAGCAAGAAGAGTCAGGACGACGCCATCGGATTCATGCTGTCGCAGTTTGTTAGTTTCCCCTCGCGTGACGGCTTTGAAATCAGTCTTGACATGACGGTCGAATTCGAACTGCTCCCCCGGAATATCGCCTGGATCTATCGAAATTATGGCGATTTACCTGCCGCCGTGGAAAAAATTATCATGCCGACCATTTTGTCCGTCTCCCGTTTAAAGGGCTCTGCCTATGGTGCGCGCGATTTCATCATAGGTGAAGGCAGGGAGAAGTTTCAGCAGGACTTAACCGGTACGCTCGCGGCCGCACTCGGAGAAAAGAAAATAATCGTCTATAGTGCGCTCATTAGACACGTCAGTGTGCCCATGCAGATTTTGGATCCCATCCAGCAGGCCAGTGTGGCGCAGGAACAGAATCTCACCAATAAAGAAAGGCAGAACACCGCCCGGAAACAGGCGGAGCTCAATACCGAACAAAGCCTTATCGATCAACGTCGTCAGCAGGTCTTTCAGGAAACGGAAAAACTCAAAGCGGAAGTGCAGGCCGATCAGGAAAAACAGGTTGCTGAAATCAAGGGCAATACTATGAAGCTTGTGGCCGAGATTGAAAAAGGCACCGCCGGTGTTCGTGCCGAACAGACCAGGCGCATGGGAAAAGCACAGGCGGATGCATGGCTGATGGTGGAGGGAGAAAAAGCTGTAGGATTCCAGTTAAAAGTCGATGCCTTTGGTGATCCGGAGACCTACAACCTCTGGCAGTTTGCCTCACAGCTGCCTGAGACCATGAAAATTCGCATTATTCATGCCGGGAAGGGAACCCTGTGGACGGATTTGAACAGCTCCTATTTGAGCGATCATGCGGCGGGTGCCGCCATGCAGCAGCAACAGGCACAAGAATAGATGAATGACAAAAATGGAAAAGAAAAACGGGTGCTCGCCGTGTCGGCATTCGCTGGTCTTTGCTTCGCTTTGCTTGGTGTTATCTGGGGAGTCATCGCCGATTCGGGCATGTTGATCTTCGACGGGTTGTATTCCCTGCTCAGCGTTTTTCTATCCCTCATCTCATTGCTTGTGGCGGGGCAGGTGGAAAAGAAAGAAGACGCCAGATTCCCCTTCGGCCGCTCCCATTTTGAGCCCATGGCCATTGTGTTCCGTTCACTGGTTTTGATCGTCCTGTGCATCTATTCAGTTATTGGCGCGGTGACCACACTGATGAATGGTGGACGCCGCATGGATCTGGATTCGGCATTTATCTATTCCATCATTTCTGTAGCGGGTTCCTTCGCACTGTACGGGCTGATTACGCGTCGTAACCGCCATATAGAATCCGGGTTGCTGCAAACCGAGGGGGATCAGTGGATGGGTGACACCCTGCTCAGTCTGGGCGTATTACTGGGCTTTGGATCGGCACTCATTCTAAAACAGACCCCCCTGCGGCATGTTGTCATATACGCCGACCCCATTATGGTTATCGTTTCAGCCCTGATATTTATCCGTATGCCGTTGATGAGTCTGATCCGGAACAACCGGGAGATCTTATCTATGTCCCCTGATGCAGAACTGGTTGATGCCATTGAAACCATCGTTGCAGATGTCGGGCGTGCCAACGAATTAGAACAATGGAAGGTGCACGTTATCAAGTCGGGACGGGAGCTGACCATTGAATGTAATTATCTCGTCCCCGCCGACCGGATTTTCAGCATAAAAGACATGGACAGCATACGTGACCAAATCACTGCGCTTCTCAAGCCGCATACATATCGACAATGGCTCAACGTCAGTTTCACCGCATGCAGGCAGTGGCTGTGATTCACTGGTATGCCAGTTAACGTTTACGTATCATCTTATACTTGAGGTTCCAAACCTGCAGCCTGATTTCTACAGTATAAACTATGTGGTCGGGGCGCGTGGAAGAATGATATTGGCAATAATTGCGGCTAGACCACCTGTTGTAATAGGAGATGAGAAAATATTTTGTATATTCCCGGGCGCGTGGGCCAAGATGTCCGGCACGAGCAGGACGCCGAAACCCAAACCATAGGCAATAGCCATAATCAGCATTTCACGGCGACCGATAGGAACTGATGCGATGATTTTGATGCCGGCGGCGGCAACAGTTCCGAACATAACCAGCGTGGCCCCTCCTAAAATCATGGGGGGCATGACTTGAAAAATGCCGCCAATCACAGGGAATAATCCCAAAATGAACAGGAATAGCGCGATGAAGTACCCCACATATCGCGAGGCTATTCCTGTGAGCTGGATAACCCCGTTGTTTTGACTGAATGTCGTGTTGGGGAAGGTATTAAAGGTTGCTGCAAGCAGAGAGTTGAACCCGTCGCCCAAAACGCCCCCCTTGATTCGTTTCATGTACAGATCCCCGGAAACGGGTTCGCCTGATACCAGCGACGTGGCTGTGAGATCGCCAATGGACTCGATGGTGGTTATAACATAAATCAGAGCAACTGGTATGAATGCGGATGGAGAGAATGAGAACCCGTATTTAAACGGCACAGGGACGGTTAAAAGAGGAAGTTTTGCGATGGGAGCAAAATCGATCATGCCCATGGATGCCGTGATTATGTAACCGACGATCAGTCCGATAACAATCGCTGCCATGCGAATGAGCGGCTTTTTGCTTCTGTTAAACAGGATAATGAGCAAAAAGACCAGTCCGCCGAGCGCGAGATTCGTCCATGATCCAAATTGATCTGGTTGATGCTTCCGCAACCATGCTCCGCCTCCGATATCTGTGAAGGCGACCCGCACAAGACTCAACCCAATGAGCGTGACGACAATTCCGGTTACCGTGGGCGTGATGACGCGGCGTAAACGATGCAGAAAACGGCTTAAAATGATTTCAATAAAAGCCCCGACAAAGCAAACCCCGAAAATAAGCGACAGGATGTGTGTGCTATCTGCTCCCTGACTTTTGGCGTGAAAACCAACGCTCAGAATCGACCCTAAAAAAGCAAAACTTGTGCCTTGAATACTGAGTAAACCCGAACCTATGGGGCCGATCCGATAAACCTGAATAAACGTAGCCACCCCCGATACGATGAGCGACATACTGATCAGATAGGGGATGTCTTCGGTAATTCC
Protein-coding regions in this window:
- a CDS encoding exosortase-associated EpsI family protein translates to MSISPVEYSILPKDTYITRKLYKNAVTGDGLFVALVMSGADRSSIHRPQLCLVGQGNEILGQHVEEVPMTGRDDLGVMVIDMMRPYARNSKQQGKYPSFYAYWFVGKDRETPYHVERMFWMAYDRIVKNVSHRWSYISISGSGKYAAKKETVDAFVADFYPQITRDPKLMSHE
- a CDS encoding Gfo/Idh/MocA family oxidoreductase gives rise to the protein MSENNFNWGIIGPGRIAGKFAHDLQVVDGASIYAIASRNEGRGALFAETWGVDVVYSSYAELINDPKVDAVYISNPHLYHFDQALLALKAGKPVLCEKPMTVNAKDTKKLIDTAHENNVFLMEAVWTRYLPVYEKVREWLHNGSIGRIVFVQSTFGLRFPRDKDDRILNPALAGGGLLDIGIYNIATAQWIMEADPVTIKASGMIGETGVDEITSVTMEYENGTTAQFTCTTLAEAENDVRIYGEKGWIRIHPQFLGAEAVTLHTDKEELTLQLPVRRGGFEFEIEEVMRCVRGGLTESPRMCHNDTLANVRIMDEIRRQLGLVYPFE
- a CDS encoding cation diffusion facilitator family transporter, which translates into the protein MNDKNGKEKRVLAVSAFAGLCFALLGVIWGVIADSGMLIFDGLYSLLSVFLSLISLLVAGQVEKKEDARFPFGRSHFEPMAIVFRSLVLIVLCIYSVIGAVTTLMNGGRRMDLDSAFIYSIISVAGSFALYGLITRRNRHIESGLLQTEGDQWMGDTLLSLGVLLGFGSALILKQTPLRHVVIYADPIMVIVSALIFIRMPLMSLIRNNREILSMSPDAELVDAIETIVADVGRANELEQWKVHVIKSGRELTIECNYLVPADRIFSIKDMDSIRDQITALLKPHTYRQWLNVSFTACRQWL
- a CDS encoding purine permease is translated as MATLPKFNEMSVIYNLDDRPPIWQTLFAALQHLMAIFVGIITPTIVICGALGITEDIPYLISMSLIVSGVATFIQVYRIGPIGSGLLSIQGTSFAFLGSILSVGFHAKSQGADSTHILSLIFGVCFVGAFIEIILSRFLHRLRRVITPTVTGIVVTLIGLSLVRVAFTDIGGGAWLRKHQPDQFGSWTNLALGGLVFLLIILFNRSKKPLIRMAAIVIGLIVGYIITASMGMIDFAPIAKLPLLTVPVPFKYGFSFSPSAFIPVALIYVITTIESIGDLTATSLVSGEPVSGDLYMKRIKGGVLGDGFNSLLAATFNTFPNTTFSQNNGVIQLTGIASRYVGYFIALFLFILGLFPVIGGIFQVMPPMILGGATLVMFGTVAAAGIKIIASVPIGRREMLIMAIAYGLGFGVLLVPDILAHAPGNIQNIFSSPITTGGLAAIIANIILPRAPTT